The following coding sequences lie in one Danio rerio strain Tuebingen ecotype United States chromosome 3, GRCz12tu, whole genome shotgun sequence genomic window:
- the hbae1.2 gene encoding hemoglobin, alpha embryonic 1.3, producing MSLSAKDKAAVKTLWAKIAGKADDIGHDALSRMLIVYPQTKTYFSHWKDLSPGSAPVRKHGKTVMGGVAEAVSKIDDLNAGLLNLSELHAFQLRVDPANFKILSHNILVVLATLFPADFTPEAHVAMDKFLSALALAMSEKYR from the exons ATGAGTCTCTCTGCCAAAGACAAAGCTGCCGTCAAAACCCTGTGGGCCAAGATCGCTGGAAAGGCTGACGACATCGGACACGATGCTCTCTCCAG GATGTTGATTGTCTACCCCCAGACCAAGACCTACTTCTCTCACTGGAAAGACCTGAGCCCAGGCTCTGCCCCAGTGAGGAAACACGGCAAGACTGTGATGGGAGGCGTTGCTGAGGCTGTCAGCAAAATCGATGACCTTAATGCCGGACTCCTGAACCTCAGTGAGCTCCATGCTTTCCAGCTGCGTGTGGACCCCGCCAATTTCAAG ATTCTGTCCCACAACATCCTCGTGGTTCTGGCCACTTTGTTCCCCGCCGACTTCACTCCTGAGGCTCATGTTGCAATGGACAAGTTCCTTTCAGCTCTGGCTCTGGCCATGTCTGAGAAGTACAGATAA
- the hbae1.3 gene encoding hemoglobin, alpha embryonic 1.3, producing MSLSAKDKAAVKTLWAKIAGKADDIGHDALSRMLIVYPQTKTYFSHWKDLSPGSAPVRKHGKTVMGGVAEAVSKIDDLNAGLLNLSELHAFQLRVDPANFKILSHNILVVLATLFPADFTPEAHVAMDKFLSALALAMSEKYR from the exons ATGAGTCTCTCTGCCAAAGACAAAGCTGCCGTCAAAACCCTGTGGGCCAAGATCGCTGGAAAGGCTGACGACATCGGACACGATGCTCTCTCCAG GATGTTGATTGTCTACCCCCAGACCAAGACCTACTTCTCTCACTGGAAAGACCTGAGCCCAGGCTCTGCCCCAGTGAGGAAACACGGCAAGACTGTGATGGGAGGCGTTGCTGAGGCTGTCAGCAAAATCGATGACCTTAATGCCGGACTCCTGAACCTCAGTGAGCTCCATGCTTTCCAGCTGCGTGTGGACCCCGCCAATTTCAAG ATTCTGTCCCACAACATCCTCGTGGTTCTGGCCACTTTGTTCCCCGCCGACTTCACTCCTGAGGCTCATGTTGCTATGGACAAGTTCCTTTCAGCTCTGGCTCTGGCCATGTCTGAGAAGTACAGATAA
- the hbbe1.1 gene encoding hemoglobin beta embryonic-1.1, whose amino-acid sequence MVVWTDFEKATIQDIFAKADYDVIGPQALARCLIVYPWTQRYFAKFGNLYNAAAILGNPMVAAHGKTVLKGLELAVKNMDNIKATYADLSVLHSEKLHVDPDNFRLLADCLTIVVAAQMGAGFTPEVQAAFQKFIAVAVSALGRQYH is encoded by the exons ATGGTTGTGTGGACAGACTTCGAGAAGGCCACCATTCAAGATATCTTCGCCAAGGCTGACTACGACGTCATCGGTCCTCAGGCTCTGGCAAG GTGTCTCATCGTGTACCCCTGGACTCAGCGGTACTTCGCCAAGTTTGGAAACCTCTACAATGCCGCTGCCATCCTGGGAAACCCAATGGTTGCTGCCCACGGTAAAACTGTGCTCAAGGGTCTGGAGCTGGCAGTGAAGAACATGGACAACATCAAGGCCACCTATGCTGATTTAAGTGTGCTGCACTCCGAGAAGCTCCACGTAGATCCCGACAACTTCAGG CTTTTGGCTGATTGCTTGACCATCGTTGTTGCTGCTCAGATGGGTGCTGGATTCACACCTGAAGTTCAGGCCGCTTTCCAGAAATTCATCGCTGTCGCCGTGTCCGCTCTGGGAAGACAGTACCACTAA
- the hbbe1.2 gene encoding hemoglobin beta embryonic-1.2 — protein MVVWTDFEKATIQDIFAKADYDVIGPQALARCLIVYPWTQRYFAKFGNLYNAAAILGNPMVAAHGKTVLKGLELAVKNMDNIKATYADLSVLHSEKLHVDPDNFRLLADCLTIVVAAQMGAGFTPEVQAAFQKFIAVAVSALGRQYH, from the exons ATGGTTGTGTGGACAGACTTCGAGAAGGCCACCATTCAAGATATCTTCGCCAAGGCTGACTACGACGTCATCGGTCCTCAGGCTCTGGCAAG GTGTCTTATCGTGTACCCCTGGACCCAGCGGTACTTCGCCAAGTTTGGAAACCTCTACAATGCCGCTGCCATCCTGGGAAACCCAATGGTTGCTGCCCACGGTAAAACTGTGCTCAAGGGTCTGGAGCTGGCTGTAAAGAACATGGACAACATCAAGGCCACCTATGCTGATTTAAGTGTGCTGCACTCCGAGAAGCTCCACGTAGATCCCGACAACTTCAGG CTTTTGGCTGATTGCTTGACCATCGTTGTTGCTGCTCAGATGGGTGCTGGATTCACACCTGAAGTTCAGGCCGCTTTCCAGAAATTCATCGCTGTTGCGGTGTCCGCTCTGGGAAGACAGTACCACTAA
- the hbae1.1 gene encoding hemoglobin, alpha embryonic 1.1: MSLSAKDKAAVKTLWAKIAGKADDIGHDALSRMLIVYPQTKTYFSHWKDLSPGSAPVRKHGKTVMGGVAEAVSKIDDLNAGLLNLSELHAFQLRVDPANFKILSHNILVVLATLFPADFTPEAHVAMDKFLSALALAMSEKYR, translated from the exons ATGAGTCTCTCTGCCAAAGACAAAGCTGCCGTCAAAACCCTGTGGGCCAAGATCGCTGGAAAGGCTGACGACATCGGACACGATGCTCTCTCCAG GATGTTGATTGTCTACCCCCAGACCAAGACCTACTTCTCTCACTGGAAAGACCTGAGCCCAGGCTCTGCCCCAGTGAGGAAACACGGCAAGACTGTGATGGGAGGCGTTGCTGAGGCTGTCAGCAAAATCGATGACCTTAATGCCGGACTCCTGAACCTCAGTGAGCTCCATGCTTTCCAGCTGCGTGTGGACCCCGCCAATTTCAAG ATTCTGTCCCACAACATCCTCGTGGTTCTGGCCACTTTGTTCCCCGCCGATTTCACTCCTGAGGCTCATGTTGCAATGGACAAGTTCCTCTCAGCTCTGGCTCTGGCCATGTCTGAGAAGTACAGATAA
- the hbbe1.3 gene encoding hemoglobin, beta embryonic 1.3, producing MVVWTDFEKATIQDIFAKADYDVIGPQALARCLIVYPWTQRYFAKFGNLYNAAAILGNPMVAAHGKTVLKGLELAVKNMDNIKATYADLSVLHSEKLHVDPDNFRLLADCLTIVVAAQMGAGFTPEVQAAFQKFIAVAVSALGRQYH from the exons ATGGTTGTGTGGACAGACTTCGAGAAGGCCACCATTCAAGATATCTTCGCCAAGGCTGACTACGATGTCATTGGTCCTCAGGCTCTGGCAAG GTGTCTCATCGTGTACCCCTGGACCCAGCGGTACTTCGCCAAGTTTGGAAACCTCTACAATGCCGCTGCCATCCTGGGAAACCCAATGGTTGCTGCCCACGGTAAAACTGTGCTCAAAGGTCTGGAGCTGGCAGTGAAGAACATGGACAACATCAAGGCCACCTATGCTGATTTGAGTGTGCTGCACTCCGAGAAGCTCCACGTAGATCCCGACAACTTCAGG CTTTTGGCTGATTGCTTGACCATCGTTGTTGCTGCTCAGATGGGTGCTGGATTCACACCTGAAGTTCAGGCCGCTTTCCAGAAATTCATCGCTGTCGCTGTGTCCGCTCTGGGAAGACAGTACCACTAA